GAAATCGGTATCTTAAGTTGGGCGGTAACGAACTCTACAGCGTCCCTAGCGCTTCACGGTATCGGTTGTCCGCAGATACACTGAGAATAGCTCTCGGATGCCGATCCGAAGTTTCAATTATGGATACAATGTGAACACATTGTATTTATAAATATCAGGGTAGTCCAACATCGCCCGATAAGTGGGAATGAATCAAGAGATAGCTGAAACTACGGTCCTGATATCGAGAAGACCACTCGCAGTTACCAATCCTCCCCAGACAGCCATCCCAAGCAAAATAACCCCTGTAAGCGAGGGAATCCCGGAGATGTACTGAGTGGCAATTACGACAGCGATACTCATCCCAACGGTAACCGCGCTGATAGTGCTAATCGGTTGTAGGAGGCGGCCGATGGAAAGTGACACCTCACAATGCATAATATAGAGATTCGCCAGCGTATAGATACTGAATGTAGCGACGGTGGCTATAGCGGCCCCTGCCACTCCAAACTCCGGAATGAGCAGCACATTCAACCCACAGTTGGCAATGGCCGTGGCCATTTTAGCAATCGCCCGTGAACGTGCTTGTCCGAGATAGTCGAGAGCGTCCGTCGTAATGCTGTTGAGGGCGCGTAAGACGATGTACGCACTGAAGATTTGGAGTACAGGAACGGCGCCGAGATACTCCTGGCCGAAAATTAAGCGAACGGCAGGTTCAGCAACAAGAATGATCCCGGTTGCAGCAGGCACATACAGGACGAGGGTATGTTGAAGTGTCGTTTCATACAGACGAGCTGCCTGCTCGAGTTGGTCGTTGGCCTTCTGTTTTCCATACGTCGGCGAGATAGAGAACCCGAGCGATCCCGCAGGAACAAGCATTGTCATCGAAATTTGTTTTGCTAAAGTGTAGTAGCCAACAGCGACCGGATTGAGGAAAAATCCGATAAGAAGCGTGTCAACTTTGTATGTGAGAACGTTTGCACTCCGAGTCGCTGTAAGTGGGATGCTGTATTCGAGGATTTTTCGGGGAAGTCCCGGTTCAGGAGACTCGGCTTTCTCGAATGCGGTGTAAAACCGCGTATACAGGATGAAGAAAGCAGTAGCCGCAGCAAGGGCCGCAGCGATTATATATCCCACTAGGACGCCGATTCCACCCAGTCCAAAACCAAGAACAAGGATGAGAGCAAAAATAACGCGACACACGTGTTGGACGGTTTGTGTGCTGGCGCTCCAGACAACGCGGTCGAACCCTTGGAAGAGAACGCTACTGAACGCCGTAAATGAATGGAAACCCATGTAGAGAATACCGAGCAGCAGGAAGGGTGTCAAGGCGGGGGTGTCGAAAAACGATGCGATATGGGTGTGCACCAAGAGAAAAATGAAACCAACGATAGTGAACAGAAGCAGTCGATATTTGAGCGCAGTTCGGAGAATATGCGGAATTTGTGTGGGATCCGTTTCCTTGAACTCGGTAACGTAGCGGGCAGCTGATTTTGCGAGACCCAAGTCACAGAACAATTGAAATACACCAAGAATAGCGAGTGCAAGAAAGAGTAGCCCATACTCTGCCGGTCGCAGAAGGAACTGTGTCAATAGAACCATCAACAATCCATTGGCGGCGATGCGCACGACACGCGCCGCGAATGTCATTTTCAAGCCGGTGTCGATATGATCTTTGAGCGTCATTTTAT
The window above is part of the Haladaptatus caseinilyticus genome. Proteins encoded here:
- a CDS encoding flippase, whose protein sequence is MTLKDHIDTGLKMTFAARVVRIAANGLLMVLLTQFLLRPAEYGLLFLALAILGVFQLFCDLGLAKSAARYVTEFKETDPTQIPHILRTALKYRLLLFTIVGFIFLLVHTHIASFFDTPALTPFLLLGILYMGFHSFTAFSSVLFQGFDRVVWSASTQTVQHVCRVIFALILVLGFGLGGIGVLVGYIIAAALAAATAFFILYTRFYTAFEKAESPEPGLPRKILEYSIPLTATRSANVLTYKVDTLLIGFFLNPVAVGYYTLAKQISMTMLVPAGSLGFSISPTYGKQKANDQLEQAARLYETTLQHTLVLYVPAATGIILVAEPAVRLIFGQEYLGAVPVLQIFSAYIVLRALNSITTDALDYLGQARSRAIAKMATAIANCGLNVLLIPEFGVAGAAIATVATFSIYTLANLYIMHCEVSLSIGRLLQPISTISAVTVGMSIAVVIATQYISGIPSLTGVILLGMAVWGGLVTASGLLDIRTVVSAIS